One Sodalinema gerasimenkoae IPPAS B-353 DNA segment encodes these proteins:
- a CDS encoding MFS transporter, producing the protein MLSKIVSFSGRYRILHLTWFAFFLSFVVWFNFAPFATTIQQDFGLDSGQIRTLGICNVALTVPARILIGMLLDRFGPRITYSALLIYAAIPCLAFSLAQDFNTLVVSRLMLSIVGAGFVIGIRMVAEWFPPREIGVAEGIYGGWGNFGSAAAAFSLPTIALGLSMFAGGELNWRLAIALTGFAAAIYGVIYFLSVEDTPPGKEYRRPNRSGGLEVTSRKDFVFLMLMNIPLVGILAVLAWRLSNVGFLSPTALLLVWAALVGLYLFQAYGCWTTNAELLKGEKHYPPEDRYKFSQVAILELTYVVNFGSELAVVSMLPAFFELTFGLNPAQAGMIAASYAFMNLMSRPGGGLISDSLGSRKWTMTVLTAAMGIGYFFMGGVSENWWLPGAILLTMACSFFVQAGEGSTYAIVPLVKRRVTGQIAGNVGAYGNVGAVAYLTLYSLLPEGATGNLIFFQTLGVCSMVVAFLCGFFLREPHGSFAEFHEGEDEAMQMAPMATLSHESGSEESL; encoded by the coding sequence ATGTTAAGCAAAATAGTCTCCTTCAGCGGTCGCTACCGCATTCTCCACCTAACCTGGTTTGCCTTTTTCCTCTCCTTTGTCGTCTGGTTTAACTTTGCCCCCTTCGCCACCACCATTCAACAAGATTTCGGACTCGACAGCGGACAAATTCGCACCCTCGGGATTTGTAACGTTGCCCTCACCGTACCGGCACGGATTCTGATCGGGATGTTACTCGATCGCTTTGGTCCCCGTATCACCTATTCGGCTCTGCTCATCTACGCTGCCATTCCTTGCCTGGCTTTCTCCCTAGCGCAAGACTTCAATACCCTGGTCGTCAGCCGTTTGATGCTCAGCATCGTCGGGGCCGGCTTTGTCATTGGCATTCGCATGGTTGCCGAATGGTTCCCTCCCCGCGAAATTGGTGTTGCCGAAGGAATTTACGGCGGTTGGGGCAACTTCGGTTCAGCGGCTGCTGCCTTTAGTTTACCCACCATCGCCCTAGGACTCTCGATGTTTGCTGGGGGTGAGCTGAACTGGCGTTTAGCCATTGCCCTAACGGGATTTGCCGCCGCCATTTATGGGGTGATTTACTTCCTCAGCGTTGAGGATACCCCTCCCGGCAAAGAATATCGACGGCCCAATCGCTCCGGGGGCCTAGAGGTGACCAGTCGCAAAGACTTTGTCTTCCTGATGTTGATGAATATCCCCCTCGTGGGTATTCTCGCGGTTCTGGCTTGGCGGTTGAGCAACGTGGGCTTCCTCAGTCCCACGGCACTGCTCCTGGTTTGGGCTGCCCTCGTGGGACTCTATCTGTTTCAGGCCTACGGTTGCTGGACCACCAACGCTGAACTTCTCAAAGGTGAAAAACACTATCCCCCCGAAGACCGCTATAAGTTCAGTCAGGTTGCCATTTTGGAACTGACCTATGTGGTTAACTTTGGCTCAGAATTGGCAGTTGTCTCGATGTTGCCGGCCTTCTTTGAGTTGACCTTTGGTCTCAACCCAGCCCAAGCGGGGATGATTGCCGCCAGTTATGCCTTTATGAACCTGATGTCTCGTCCTGGAGGTGGGTTAATTTCCGACTCCCTGGGCAGTCGCAAATGGACGATGACCGTCTTAACTGCCGCTATGGGGATTGGTTACTTCTTTATGGGAGGCGTGAGCGAGAACTGGTGGCTTCCTGGGGCGATTCTGCTGACCATGGCCTGTTCCTTCTTTGTTCAAGCCGGGGAAGGCTCCACCTATGCCATTGTGCCTCTTGTTAAACGCCGGGTGACGGGACAGATTGCGGGAAATGTTGGCGCTTACGGAAATGTCGGTGCAGTGGCCTATCTGACCCTCTATAGCTTGTTACCCGAAGGGGCCACGGGAAACCTGATCTTCTTCCAAACCTTAGGGGTCTGCTCGATGGTCGTCGCCTTCCTCTGTGGCTTCTTTCTCCGGGAACCTCACGGCTCCTTTGCCGAGTTCCATGAGGGGGAGGATGAGGCCATGCAAATGGCTCCCATGGCCACCCTAAGTCATGAGTCTGGCTCAGAGGAGTCTCTATAA
- a CDS encoding LysR family transcriptional regulator, whose amino-acid sequence MRLEQVEAFLAVVETGSFQKAARLCRVTQSTVSRQVQALETELGLPLLHRQAKASLTVAGDRFFPHANRICREWRSAVTEIRELAEGKQTELCVAAIHSTCAQFLPPVLQQFCSRRPQVQLRVTSLGSDRALKVLRDGLVDVAIVMNNPRLTMSSEMVVRSLYTETVEVLMAAGHPLTEYAEIPWAALTNYPHVVFKDGYGMQRLVQNAFAQLGEQFYPALELNTLDAFRGMVRQGKMISILPKSALLDADATLAVRPIAYDPRFNSLEREVVAVTTQDRLEIPPIAEFFNLVCEKVPPLVVKMFGDPPASDSPRIVPSEADSL is encoded by the coding sequence ATGCGATTAGAACAGGTGGAAGCCTTTTTAGCCGTTGTGGAGACGGGCAGTTTTCAAAAAGCTGCCCGTTTGTGTCGGGTGACCCAATCCACCGTGAGTCGTCAGGTACAGGCTTTGGAAACGGAGTTGGGGCTTCCCTTGTTACACCGCCAGGCCAAAGCCAGCCTCACCGTGGCCGGCGATCGCTTTTTTCCCCATGCCAATCGTATCTGTCGGGAGTGGCGCAGTGCAGTCACCGAGATTCGGGAATTGGCGGAGGGGAAACAGACCGAGTTATGTGTAGCGGCCATTCATTCAACCTGCGCCCAATTTTTGCCCCCAGTTTTGCAACAGTTCTGTTCCCGTCGCCCCCAGGTGCAGTTACGGGTGACCTCCTTAGGGAGCGATCGCGCCCTGAAGGTGTTACGGGATGGCTTGGTGGATGTGGCCATTGTCATGAACAATCCCCGTCTGACGATGAGTTCCGAGATGGTGGTGCGATCGCTCTATACTGAAACGGTGGAAGTCCTGATGGCAGCGGGACATCCCCTGACTGAGTATGCGGAGATTCCTTGGGCGGCGTTGACCAATTATCCTCATGTGGTCTTCAAAGACGGGTATGGAATGCAACGCTTGGTGCAAAATGCCTTTGCCCAGTTAGGAGAACAGTTCTATCCGGCCTTAGAACTCAACACCCTAGATGCCTTTCGTGGCATGGTTCGCCAAGGGAAAATGATCTCGATCTTACCCAAATCCGCCCTCTTAGATGCCGATGCGACTCTAGCGGTGCGCCCCATTGCCTACGATCCCCGGTTTAATTCCTTGGAACGGGAAGTGGTAGCCGTCACGACTCAGGATCGCCTAGAGATTCCCCCCATCGCGGAGTTCTTCAATCTCGTCTGTGAGAAAGTACCCCCTCTGGTGGTCAAGATGTTTGGCGACCCTCCAGCCTCAGACTCTCCGAGAATTGTTCCATCGGAAGCAGACTCGTTATAA
- a CDS encoding anthranilate phosphoribosyltransferase family protein, with protein MALVTMSYKFRPFIQAVGSGPHTGKNLSREDAAQAMAMMLSSEATPAQIGAFLIAHRIQRPRGEELAGFLDACDRHAKKLPAIDRLVTVLGCPYDGRSRTAPVTIITALGLAVEGVPCLTHGSGRMPTKYGVPLIDIWQGLGVDWTKLERDRLSTLLGHHDISFYYQPNFFPAAEQLVTYRDQLGKRPPVATMELMWTPYEGNVHLVCGFVHPPTEGLFQTALNLRQQTCFTTVKGLEGSCDLPRSRPAIIGQFGQPGEDNSNPTWERLHLHPIEYDLGGSDAPLESESEYIEMLQRTLAGDNTPITPAAIWNLGFYLWRCGVCDGLQQGLTQAEQNLSQGRLMRKVQELRDHVS; from the coding sequence ATGGCACTCGTGACCATGAGTTATAAATTTCGTCCCTTCATTCAAGCCGTTGGTAGCGGCCCCCACACCGGAAAAAATCTGAGTCGAGAAGACGCCGCCCAAGCCATGGCGATGATGTTGAGTTCAGAAGCCACGCCTGCCCAAATTGGGGCGTTTTTGATTGCCCATCGCATTCAACGGCCACGCGGTGAGGAACTCGCAGGGTTTTTGGATGCCTGCGATCGCCATGCCAAGAAACTCCCCGCCATTGACAGATTAGTAACGGTGTTAGGCTGTCCCTACGATGGGCGATCGCGCACGGCCCCCGTTACCATCATCACGGCCCTGGGCCTAGCCGTAGAAGGAGTCCCCTGTCTGACTCACGGAAGTGGCCGGATGCCCACCAAATATGGGGTTCCCCTGATTGACATTTGGCAAGGATTAGGAGTCGATTGGACAAAACTAGAACGCGATCGCCTCTCAACCCTTCTGGGCCATCATGACATTAGTTTTTACTATCAACCCAACTTCTTCCCCGCCGCCGAACAACTCGTCACTTATCGCGATCAACTCGGCAAACGTCCCCCCGTTGCCACTATGGAACTGATGTGGACTCCCTATGAGGGGAACGTCCATCTCGTCTGTGGTTTCGTCCATCCCCCCACCGAAGGCCTGTTTCAAACCGCCCTCAACTTACGCCAACAGACCTGTTTTACCACCGTCAAGGGCCTAGAAGGCAGTTGTGACTTGCCCCGCAGTCGCCCCGCGATTATTGGTCAATTTGGACAACCCGGCGAGGACAACAGCAACCCCACCTGGGAACGACTCCATCTACATCCCATTGAATATGACTTGGGGGGAAGCGATGCACCCCTGGAATCAGAAAGCGAGTATATCGAGATGTTGCAACGTACTCTCGCTGGAGACAATACTCCCATCACACCGGCCGCCATCTGGAATTTAGGCTTTTATCTCTGGCGTTGTGGTGTCTGCGACGGGTTACAGCAAGGGTTGACGCAGGCTGAACAGAACCTGAGTCAAGGGCGATTGATGAGGAAAGTTCAGGAGTTGCGCGATCATGTCAGTTAA
- a CDS encoding molybdenum cofactor guanylyltransferase, translating to MSVNVKAVILAGGQSRRMGQDKSLVLWEGVPLLRRVYDVAAAVVGDVAVMTPWGDRYQEILPANFEGLADEQPGEGPLVALQQVLRESNPADVDWIWLLGCDLPCLNGAILQGWVDKLENHSSDQLVAVPHSQAGWEPLCGFYRPQVLPQLQEFITQGGRSFQNWLDQVPHVQISLGQAEAAMLYNCNYLEEGSRQ from the coding sequence ATGTCAGTTAACGTTAAAGCCGTGATTTTAGCCGGGGGCCAGAGTCGCCGCATGGGCCAAGATAAGTCTCTGGTGTTGTGGGAGGGAGTCCCCTTGTTGCGGCGGGTGTATGATGTCGCGGCCGCTGTAGTGGGAGATGTAGCTGTGATGACCCCTTGGGGCGATCGCTATCAAGAGATTCTCCCCGCTAATTTTGAAGGATTAGCCGATGAACAGCCAGGAGAAGGGCCCTTGGTGGCCCTGCAACAGGTTTTGCGGGAGTCTAACCCCGCTGACGTGGATTGGATTTGGCTGTTAGGCTGTGATTTACCCTGTCTGAATGGGGCAATTTTGCAGGGCTGGGTGGACAAGTTAGAAAACCATTCTTCTGACCAGTTAGTGGCTGTTCCCCATTCTCAAGCCGGCTGGGAACCCCTCTGTGGATTCTATCGCCCCCAGGTGTTGCCTCAGTTGCAAGAGTTTATTACCCAGGGAGGGCGATCGTTCCAAAATTGGCTGGATCAGGTTCCCCATGTGCAAATCTCGTTAGGCCAGGCAGAGGCGGCGATGCTTTATAACTGTAATTATTTGGAAGAAGGCAGTAGGCAGTAG
- a CDS encoding nitrate reductase associated protein, giving the protein MQAATIFFQFEADFVESLRCIPMQVRYKLDTCGVKLKLHHWHQLDSDERQGLVEMPCETTQEIADYRRQLRQWVRDRSGETPKDLALDPDPPWLGDQVPETVREKGRSLDLEISDHQWATLSPLQRFALIKLSRPSHENRNFYPALQEFGLL; this is encoded by the coding sequence ATGCAGGCAGCAACGATATTTTTTCAATTTGAGGCGGACTTTGTGGAGTCCCTACGCTGTATCCCCATGCAAGTTCGCTATAAACTCGATACTTGTGGCGTCAAGCTCAAACTACACCACTGGCATCAGTTAGACAGCGACGAACGACAGGGCCTCGTAGAGATGCCCTGTGAGACAACCCAGGAGATTGCCGACTATCGACGACAACTCCGCCAGTGGGTGCGCGATCGCAGCGGGGAGACTCCCAAAGACCTCGCCCTGGACCCTGATCCTCCTTGGCTGGGAGATCAGGTTCCAGAAACGGTGCGGGAGAAGGGGCGATCGCTCGATCTTGAGATCAGCGATCACCAATGGGCGACCCTCTCTCCCCTTCAGCGGTTCGCACTCATCAAACTCAGTCGCCCCAGTCACGAAAACCGTAATTTTTACCCCGCACTCCAAGAGTTCGGGCTATTGTGA
- a CDS encoding molybdopterin oxidoreductase family protein, translating to MTTPTKTLCPYCGVGCGLEVQPPALPGKATYRDEAGTPTWRVRGDRQHPSSRGRVCVKGATVAESLDKNRLKYPMMRDSLDEPFRRVSWDEALDRIVNRIRQIRVAYGSQGICMYGSGQFQTEDYYIAQKLMKGCLGTNNFDANSRLCMSSAVAGYIQSFGSDGPPCCYDDLEKTDCAFLIGTNAAECHPIAFNRLRDYHKKNRKVKLVVVDPRETPTAKAADLHLAIRPGTDIDLLHGIGHLLLRWQAFDSLFIEDCTRGFPEYTQTLQSYPPELVARRCNIRLDELELAARYWAENERVLSLWSMGLNQSSEGTAKVRSLINLHLITGSIGKPGAGPFSLTGQPNAMGGREAGGLSHLLPGYRVVKNPQHRAEVERHWQLPPGQIDATPGLAAWDMMLGLEAGQVQLLWVAATNPAVSMPDIERTKAALRRSPFTVYQDAYYPTETAEYAHVLLPAAQWGEKTGTMTNSERVVTLCPKFRDAPGEARPDWEIFAEVGRRLGFESQFQFADSAAVHREFVALTKSRVCDMSGINYELLQERTVQWPHPEGCDDPESGRYSKRLYEDLRFPTDDGRARFCATHTRGLAEAPDPDYPFVLTTGRVYEHWHTQTRTGRIPKITKKHPHPFIEIHPRDAKKLEILDGMWVMIRSRRGEGKFKAQVTKAIAPGTLFVPMHWGFLWAENSQANALTHPETCPDSLQPELKACAVQLHPLGGEVEASQAQESTSQLSRVGAQN from the coding sequence ATGACAACGCCGACGAAAACCCTTTGCCCGTATTGTGGTGTCGGCTGTGGCTTAGAAGTCCAACCGCCGGCCCTACCGGGGAAAGCCACCTATCGGGATGAGGCTGGGACCCCCACCTGGCGCGTACGGGGCGATCGCCAACATCCGTCAAGTCGCGGCCGGGTTTGTGTTAAGGGCGCCACAGTCGCCGAATCCCTGGACAAAAACCGGCTGAAATACCCCATGATGCGAGATTCCCTCGATGAGCCATTCCGGCGCGTGAGTTGGGATGAAGCCCTCGATCGCATCGTCAATCGGATTCGTCAAATTCGGGTAGCCTATGGCAGCCAGGGGATTTGTATGTATGGCTCGGGCCAGTTCCAAACGGAGGATTATTACATCGCCCAAAAGCTGATGAAAGGCTGTTTGGGAACCAATAACTTTGATGCCAACTCCCGTCTCTGTATGTCCTCGGCGGTGGCAGGCTATATCCAGAGTTTTGGCTCCGATGGCCCCCCCTGTTGCTATGACGATTTGGAAAAAACCGATTGTGCCTTTCTCATTGGCACCAATGCCGCCGAATGTCATCCCATCGCCTTTAACCGCTTGCGGGACTATCACAAGAAAAATCGTAAGGTGAAATTGGTGGTGGTCGATCCTCGGGAAACCCCCACCGCTAAAGCCGCCGATTTACATCTGGCCATCCGCCCCGGAACCGATATTGATTTATTGCATGGCATTGGCCATCTGTTGTTACGCTGGCAGGCCTTTGACTCTCTATTTATCGAGGATTGTACCCGAGGCTTCCCCGAGTACACTCAGACCCTTCAGAGTTATCCCCCGGAACTGGTGGCTCGCCGTTGCAACATCCGCTTAGATGAGTTGGAACTCGCCGCTCGCTATTGGGCGGAGAATGAGCGGGTGCTGTCGCTGTGGTCCATGGGCTTAAATCAGTCGTCCGAGGGGACCGCCAAGGTGCGATCGCTCATCAACCTCCATCTCATAACCGGTTCCATCGGCAAACCCGGGGCCGGCCCGTTTTCTCTGACGGGACAACCCAATGCCATGGGAGGACGCGAAGCGGGGGGCTTATCCCATCTGCTTCCCGGTTATCGGGTGGTCAAAAACCCCCAACATCGAGCGGAGGTGGAACGCCATTGGCAACTTCCCCCCGGCCAAATCGATGCTACCCCCGGTTTAGCCGCCTGGGATATGATGCTGGGACTCGAAGCGGGCCAGGTGCAACTGCTTTGGGTGGCGGCCACCAATCCAGCGGTGAGTATGCCCGACATTGAACGGACCAAGGCCGCCCTGCGACGCTCCCCCTTTACGGTCTATCAAGATGCCTATTACCCCACGGAAACCGCCGAATATGCCCATGTCTTACTGCCGGCCGCCCAATGGGGAGAGAAAACAGGAACCATGACCAACTCAGAACGGGTGGTCACCCTCTGTCCGAAATTCCGGGATGCCCCTGGGGAAGCTCGCCCCGATTGGGAAATCTTTGCGGAGGTGGGACGACGACTGGGGTTTGAGAGCCAGTTCCAGTTCGCAGATTCGGCGGCGGTACATCGGGAGTTTGTTGCCTTGACAAAATCACGGGTTTGTGATATGAGCGGCATCAATTATGAGCTGTTGCAAGAGCGGACTGTTCAATGGCCCCACCCTGAGGGATGCGATGACCCCGAGTCAGGCCGCTATAGCAAACGCCTCTATGAGGATTTGCGCTTCCCCACTGACGATGGTCGGGCCCGCTTCTGTGCCACCCATACTCGGGGTCTAGCGGAAGCCCCTGACCCGGATTATCCCTTTGTCTTAACCACCGGGCGGGTGTATGAACATTGGCATACTCAAACTCGCACGGGACGGATTCCTAAAATCACCAAGAAGCATCCCCATCCCTTTATTGAAATTCATCCCCGAGATGCCAAGAAATTGGAGATTCTCGATGGGATGTGGGTGATGATTCGATCGCGGCGGGGTGAGGGCAAATTCAAAGCCCAAGTGACGAAGGCGATCGCCCCAGGGACCCTATTTGTCCCCATGCACTGGGGCTTCCTCTGGGCTGAAAACTCCCAAGCCAACGCTCTGACTCATCCAGAAACCTGTCCCGATTCTCTGCAACCGGAACTCAAAGCCTGTGCCGTACAGTTACATCCTCTCGGCGGCGAGGTTGAGGCATCCCAAGCGCAAGAGTCGACCTCGCAGTTGTCCCGAGTTGGGGCGCAAAATTAA
- a CDS encoding iron uptake porin — protein MTHSISTAIGPMGGLTLLLGSALPLNSAPNPASQPQQLAQVTSVSQLSDVQPTDWAFQALQSLVERYGCIAGYPDGTFRGNNFMTRYEFAAGLNACLDQIVALVDGGDAIDSGDLLTIRRLQEEFAAELVTLRGRTDRLEARTSELEANQFSTTTILQGEVAFVLADAWGGDGISSNSNDAQTIFANRGRLNLVTSFTGRDRLHTRLQFGNLGNSFADQINTNEGRFAFDGDTDNSLDLNRLHYVFPATDNLQVTVMANAGGHQFYNDTFNPGLEAGGGATGALSRFGERNPIYRSGLGGVGVGFRQRLGDSLELSLGYLARGANNPSEGAGLFNGNYSALGQLVVEPSDRLKFGLTYIHAYDVSQGRRFGFGGTGTQLSNLSPAALAASSNLSQDQLATPVSSNHYGVQFLWDLSPQFRVGAWGGFTNARLIGLGDAEIWNYALTLTFPDLLLPGNFGALIVGSEPYLGGIDIPGTQNFENETPFHIEGLYKVQVSENISITPGFIWLLNPNQDADNDGAFIGTLRTTFSF, from the coding sequence ATGACCCATTCCATCTCAACCGCCATCGGCCCCATGGGGGGATTAACCCTTCTCCTAGGAAGCGCCCTCCCCCTAAACAGCGCCCCCAATCCCGCCTCGCAACCGCAGCAGTTAGCCCAAGTCACCTCCGTTTCCCAGTTATCGGACGTACAACCCACCGATTGGGCCTTCCAGGCCCTGCAATCCCTCGTCGAACGCTATGGCTGTATTGCCGGTTATCCCGACGGCACCTTTCGTGGCAACAATTTCATGACGCGCTACGAGTTCGCCGCAGGCTTAAACGCCTGTTTGGATCAGATTGTGGCCCTAGTCGACGGCGGTGATGCCATTGATAGTGGAGATTTGTTAACGATTCGCCGCCTCCAAGAAGAATTTGCCGCCGAATTGGTCACCTTACGGGGACGGACCGATCGCCTCGAAGCCCGAACCAGCGAACTCGAAGCCAATCAATTCTCCACCACCACCATTCTGCAAGGGGAAGTAGCCTTTGTGCTGGCCGATGCTTGGGGTGGCGATGGCATCTCTAGCAATAGCAACGATGCCCAAACCATCTTCGCCAATCGGGGGCGACTCAACCTCGTCACCAGTTTCACCGGCCGTGATCGCCTCCATACCCGTCTACAATTCGGCAATCTGGGCAATAGCTTCGCCGACCAAATCAACACCAACGAAGGCCGGTTTGCCTTTGATGGTGACACGGACAACAGCCTGGACTTAAACCGCTTGCACTATGTCTTCCCCGCCACGGACAATCTGCAAGTGACTGTCATGGCCAACGCCGGAGGACATCAGTTCTATAACGACACCTTCAACCCGGGCCTCGAAGCCGGCGGTGGGGCAACTGGGGCCTTATCTCGCTTTGGGGAACGCAACCCCATTTATCGCAGTGGCCTCGGCGGTGTTGGGGTTGGCTTTCGGCAACGCTTGGGTGACAGTCTCGAACTCTCTCTCGGCTATTTAGCCCGAGGGGCCAACAATCCCAGTGAGGGGGCCGGCCTATTTAACGGTAACTATTCTGCCCTGGGCCAGTTAGTGGTGGAACCGAGCGATCGCCTCAAGTTTGGCCTGACCTACATTCATGCCTATGATGTCTCCCAAGGGCGGCGTTTTGGCTTTGGCGGAACCGGAACCCAACTCAGCAACCTCTCCCCCGCTGCCTTGGCCGCCAGTTCCAACCTCTCCCAAGACCAACTAGCGACCCCCGTCTCTAGTAATCACTATGGGGTTCAGTTCCTCTGGGATCTCTCTCCTCAATTCCGGGTGGGGGCTTGGGGAGGCTTCACCAACGCCCGTCTGATTGGCTTAGGGGATGCGGAAATCTGGAACTATGCCCTCACCCTCACCTTCCCCGATTTACTGCTACCGGGTAACTTTGGGGCCTTGATTGTGGGATCAGAACCCTATCTGGGGGGAATTGATATTCCCGGAACGCAAAACTTCGAGAATGAGACCCCCTTCCACATCGAAGGCCTCTATAAGGTGCAAGTCTCGGAAAATATCTCCATCACACCCGGGTTTATCTGGTTGCTGAATCCCAACCAAGATGCGGACAACGATGGCGCATTTATCGGCACTCTGCGCACCACCTTCTCCTTCTAA
- a CDS encoding ferredoxin--nitrite reductase, which translates to MTPSASAPTKLNKFEKYKVEKDGLAVKEELEEFSRLGWEALDETDLVHRLKWLGIFFRPVTPGQFMLRLRIANGILNSDQLRVLAGIVQRYGDDGSADITTRQNLQLRGIRFEDFPDILHQLQQTGLTSVQSGMDNVRNITGSPVAGIDGAEFIDTIPLCQTIQDAITNHGQGNPDYTNLPRKFNIAVAGGPDNSVHAEINDIAYVPAFKDGNFGFNVLVGGFFSAKRCEAAIPLNAWVTAEQLADLSCAILRVFRDHGPRANRQKSRLMWLIDDWGLEKFRAAVEAELGQSLPDAAPKDEIAWDKRDHIGIHPQKQAGLHYAGLHVPVGRLNAEQMFEIARLAQVYGNSEIRLTVEQNLILTGIESAKLDAFQQEPLLQTFSLSPAPLVRELVSCTGARFCNFALVETKQRALALAQELTEELNLSQSVRIHWTGCPNSCGQPQVADIGLMGTKTRKDGKTVEAVDVYMGGKVGKDAQLGERVIKSIPCEDLKPVLRDLLLEKFGATPRS; encoded by the coding sequence ATGACACCCTCCGCATCCGCCCCAACAAAACTCAACAAATTTGAGAAATACAAAGTCGAAAAAGATGGCTTAGCCGTCAAAGAGGAACTAGAAGAGTTCAGTCGTCTAGGTTGGGAAGCCTTAGACGAAACCGACCTGGTTCATCGTCTCAAATGGTTAGGCATCTTCTTCCGACCCGTTACCCCCGGTCAATTTATGCTGCGCTTACGGATTGCCAACGGCATTCTCAACAGCGACCAACTGCGAGTCCTCGCCGGCATCGTCCAACGCTATGGAGACGACGGCAGCGCCGACATTACCACCCGGCAAAACCTGCAACTGCGGGGGATTCGCTTCGAGGACTTCCCCGATATCCTGCACCAACTTCAGCAGACGGGTCTCACCAGCGTCCAGTCCGGCATGGACAACGTCCGTAACATCACCGGCTCCCCCGTCGCTGGCATTGATGGCGCCGAATTTATCGACACCATCCCCCTCTGTCAAACCATCCAGGATGCCATCACCAACCATGGCCAAGGCAACCCCGACTATACCAACCTGCCCCGTAAATTCAACATTGCCGTCGCCGGGGGCCCCGATAACTCCGTCCATGCCGAAATCAACGACATCGCCTACGTTCCCGCCTTCAAAGATGGCAACTTCGGCTTCAACGTCTTAGTCGGGGGCTTCTTCTCGGCCAAACGTTGCGAAGCCGCCATCCCCCTCAATGCCTGGGTCACCGCCGAGCAACTGGCAGACCTCAGTTGCGCCATTCTACGGGTCTTCCGCGATCATGGCCCCCGAGCCAACCGGCAAAAATCGCGGCTGATGTGGCTCATCGACGACTGGGGTCTCGAAAAATTCCGGGCCGCCGTCGAGGCCGAACTTGGTCAATCCCTCCCCGACGCCGCACCCAAAGACGAAATCGCCTGGGACAAACGGGATCACATCGGCATCCATCCCCAAAAACAAGCCGGACTCCACTACGCCGGCCTTCATGTTCCCGTCGGTCGTCTCAACGCCGAACAGATGTTTGAAATCGCCCGCCTGGCCCAAGTCTATGGCAACAGCGAGATCCGTCTAACCGTCGAACAAAACCTCATTCTCACCGGCATTGAAAGCGCCAAACTCGACGCCTTTCAACAAGAACCCCTCCTTCAGACCTTTTCCCTCTCCCCAGCCCCCCTCGTCCGGGAACTGGTCTCCTGTACCGGTGCGCGCTTCTGTAACTTTGCCCTCGTCGAAACCAAACAACGGGCCCTGGCCCTGGCCCAAGAACTGACCGAGGAACTCAACCTCTCCCAATCCGTGCGTATCCATTGGACCGGATGTCCCAACTCCTGCGGACAGCCTCAAGTGGCGGACATTGGCTTGATGGGAACCAAAACCCGCAAAGATGGCAAAACCGTCGAAGCCGTGGATGTCTACATGGGTGGCAAAGTCGGCAAAGATGCCCAACTCGGGGAGCGAGTCATTAAATCCATTCCCTGCGAGGATCTCAAACCCGTCTTGCGAGACCTACTCCTGGAAAAATTTGGTGCTACCCCACGCTCATAA